Part of the Octopus bimaculoides isolate UCB-OBI-ISO-001 chromosome 18, ASM119413v2, whole genome shotgun sequence genome is shown below.
aagaagaagaagaagaagaagaagaagaagaagaagaagaaatagaagaagaagaagaagaagaagaagaagaagaagaagaagaagaagaagaagaagaagaagaagaagaagaagaagaatcgatcccagtattggAAAGACAGAGTCTTTGtctattgaccatgaaaggatgaaagatagagTTGACATCAATGATATTCGAAATCAGAACGCAGAGAGCTAGAACGAATTAGCACGAGGCATTCTATCCGACGTTCTAGTGGCAGAGCCAACgcgctaacatacatacatacatacatacatacatacatacatacatacatacatatattacatggaaaaatacgTGCTAGAAAAATGATATTCTCAAGATTAAAACCTGGAAAatttcaggacaacttattacatctggtaaagtagagaacaagaaaatttttactcaaaatattgcagctaaggataaaatttgaatattaaaaattatttgattttaatttacaaagtaacactataattaaaaaaaggtatcatcattttgttaaaatattgacacactagaacaCTTAAAAAACGAGAGctagaagtaccaatatagctgaAGTTCTATGAagagtagaatagtatatatactaggcaaattcattatgggaaaaataggcattgggtcaagactaaaaatatgaagacttggcaataacttaggcaataactcaagcaaattttactatgaatttgttgttataggtatattttactgtaatatataactaatttttgcattattctatttattgtactaactaattatgtactactattatcttttataacctatttttaaatttctaattattgattaataattaaaagaatgaattttttctaaagtgcaaaaaatattttgagttatttttttatttctaataaaagtaacaagtaataacaaatagaagtaataacacGTAATAAAAGTTTTAGTTTtgataaaagctaatattttgtaaatctaaatattttatttgaaataactgGTCCTGTAATTTNNNNNNNNNNNNNNNNNNNNNNNNNNNNNNNNNNNNNNNNNNNNNNNNNNNNNNNNNNNNNNNNNNNNNNNNNNNNNNNNNNNNNNNNNNNNNNNNNNNNNNNNNNNNNNNNNNNNNNNNNNNNNNNNNNNNNNNNNNNNNNNNNNNNNNNNNNNNNNNNNNNNNNNNNNNNNNNNNNNNNNNNNNNNNNNNNNNNNNNNNNNNNNNNNNNNNNNNNNNNNNNNNNNNNNNNNNNNNNNNNNNNNNNNNNNNNNNNNNNNNNNNNNNNNNNNNNNNNNNNNNNNNNNNNNNNNNNNNNNNNNNNNNNNNNNNNNNNNNNNNNNNNNNNNNNNNNNNNNNNNNNNNNNNNNNNNNNNNNNNNNNNNNNNNNNNNNNNNNNNNNNNNNNNNNNNNNNNNNNNNNNNNNNNNNNNNNNNNNNNNNNNNNNNNNNNNNNNNNNNNNNNNNNNNNNNNNNNNNNNNNNNNNNNNNNNNNNNNNNNNNNNNNNNNNNNNNNNNNNNNNNNNNNNNNNNNNNNNNNNNNNNNNNNNNNNNNNNNNNNNNNNNNNNNNNNNNNNNNNNNNNNNNNNNNNNNNNNNNNNNNNNNNNNNNNNNNNNNNNNNNNNNNNNNNNNNNNNNNNNNNNNNNNNNNNNNNNNNNNNNNNNNNNNNNNNNNNNNNNNNNNNNNNNNNNNNNNNNNNNNNNNNNNNNNNNNNNNNNNNNNNNNNNNNNNNNNNNNNNNNNNNNNNNNNNNNNNNNNNNNNNNNNNNNNNNNNNNNNNNNNNNNNNNNNNNNNNNNNNNNNNNNNNNNNNNNNNNNNNNNNNNNNNNNNNNNNNNNNNNNNNNNNNNNNNNNNNNNNNNNNNNNNNNNNNNNNNNNNNNNNNNNNNNNNNNNNNNNNNNNNNNNNNNNNNNNNNNNNNNNNNNNNNNNNNNNNNNNNNNNNNNNNNNNNNNNNNNNNNNNNNNNNNNNNNNNNNNNNNNNNNNNNNNNNNNNNNNNNNNNNNNNNNNNNNNNNNNNNNNNNNNNNNNNNNNNNNNNNNNNNNNNNNNNNNNNNNNNNNNNNNNNNNNNNNNNNNNNNNNNNNNNNNNNNNNNNNNNNNNNNNNNNNNNNNNNNNNNNNNNNNNNNNNNNNNNNNNNNNNNNNNNNNNNNNNNNNNNNNNNNNNNNNNNNNNNNNNNNNNNNNNNNNNNNNNNNNNNNNNNNNNNNNNNNNNNNNNNNNNNNNNNNNNNNNNNNNNNNNNNNNNNNNNNNNNNNNNNNNNNNNNNNNNNNNNNNNNNNNNNNNNNNNNNNNNNNNNNNNNNNNNNNNNNNNNNNNNNNNNNNNNNNNNNNNNNNNNNNNNNNNNNNNNNNNNNNNNNNNNNNNNNNNNNNNNNNNNNNNNNNNNNNNNNNNNNNNNNNNNNNNNNNNNNNNNNNNNNNNNNNNNNNNNNNNNNNNNNNNNNNNNNNNNNNNNNNNNNNNNNNNNNNNNNNNNNNNNNNNNNNNNNNNNNNNNNNNNNNNNNNNNNNNNNNNNNNNNNNNNNNNNNNNNNNNNNNNNNNNNNNNNNNNNNNNNNNNNNNNNNNNNNNNNNNNNNNNNNNNNNNNNNNNNNNNNNNNNNNNNNNNNNNNNNNNNNNNNNNNNNNNNNNNNNNNNNNNNNNNNNNNNNNNNNNNNNNNNNNNNNNNNNNNNNNNNNNNNNNNNNNNNNNNNNNNNNNNNNNNNNNNNNNNNNNNNNNNNNNNNNNNNNNNNNNNNNNNNNNNNNNNNNNNNNNNNNNNNNNNNNNNNNNNNNNNNNNNNNNNNNNNNNNNNNNNNNNNNNNNNNNNNNNNNNNNNNNNNNNNNNNNNNNNNNNNNNNNNNNNNNNNNNNNNNNNNNNNNNNNNNNNNatatatatatatgtacacacacacatgcagttttACGAATGTCAGTAGACCAATATTAGCGGAGAGACCTTAACTATGTCTCACCTACCCCTACAGACTATTCACATCTAAAGGCTTGTCACTCTTTAAATCACTTCCCAGTTCATAACGAAGTTACTGATGAGTTCCTCTCTGTATACGATGAATTCGTTTCGTACAAGtgggttgtgagttcaattccgaTTAATGGTTACATTGTATAATTTTTCCGATCAGAGCGCTCGACGGAAAATCGATAGAAATAAAACCAAACCGTTTCTTGGGTTTCTTTTCTTCTAAGTAGTTCTCGAGTTGAGGGTTGATACGATCAGCTACGGCATTGGGATAAGCCCCAGAGCTGGCTCCGCTGGTGAAGGTTACATAAATAACTGCAAATAGGAAAGAAAATACAAGCGGTTATAAATACATCGACATTGTTCAtaattgttgtcgtcgtcgtaaaataatttaatatgattGTGGTTATTTATCCTGTGGTGGTAAACGAAGATgggaaggcgcgtggtttagtatTTAAGGTGTTGCACTCCCGATCGTCGTTTCGTTTCACGGACCAGGCAGTGTATTGTAATGTTGGgcagaacacttcatttaacGTTATTcctgtctactcagctgtaaatgacttCCAGAAATAGCTGGGAAATTAAATCTGAGATGGTGTAAAACCAGTGGAGGCGCATGGATtaatggttaggctgttgcactcatgatcgcaagattgtggtttcgattcctgaagcGGGTgacgtgttgtgctcttgagcaaagcacttcatttcaggCTGCTCTATTGCACTCAGCTGGCAACAGAAACCAGctctatgagtctatatgactcgggaAGTATCTTTATCCCTTTAACCTATATTTAGGAACGCGGGTTTATGACTCATCTCGGATGAAGAATGGATCTTATTACGTAGATTGAGTAAATGGATGATGGAAGCTGGCGAATAGGTGAtatcaataacactgtgtaagaaaattctttgtttttggtAGATTGTTAGGGGCCTGACATAGGGCAAAGTACGATAGGTACTACACCAATTGtaactactgttgttgctgaatTGTAGATACTTGGAAATATGCACTTTAGAGTACAATGGGtatggtaccacacagtaggtATTCTGTAGTGGTTAGTAAAGTCATTAGTAAAATCCAACTTACCGGAACTTCCTTCGTCCGCACCGGAAGTGTCAAGCTGACGTTTGACATGCTGCCATTTCTCTTCTATATGTGAGTACAGAATTGTAGGCACATACCAATGATCCTCAATTGAGAACAAACCACCATTGTAATTCAATCCATACGCGGATCCCGGGAAATTTTGCAAGATAACAATTTTGCCACGGATATCTCCAAGTTTGGGAATAGAAGAGAAGGAACTCGAAATTCGACCATTCTCGATATATCGTTGGATAGAGACTTTGAGCGTTTCTTCATAGGAACGGTTATTTTCAACCGTTTCATATTCCTCTTTAATACGCATAAAGATCGTCTCTGTGGGGTAGTCTGTTAAAAAGCGAAGCGAGTTTCTCAGAACCGTGTCAATATCAGCATATTGATATTTGACTCCGTGGTGTATATGTAGCCCATTACGAAAATGCCGACAACGAATGTCTAAGAAACGTATGCCTCCCAATAGCTGTGGATATAACTCCCAGTATTGACACGCGATGAGGCTTCCGCCGTAAAAAGCCATTGTGTTGTGTGTGCCTGGCACGGTTAAGTGTGCTACAGACGTTTGATCAGAGATTGTCGACATCCAGTTGGGGAAATTGGTTTCGGGTTCACTGAAACCGGAGCCCATGATGGGAACGTGATGCGCCTTTCCCTGGAGTCTCCCTAGTCTATAACCAACCGGAAACCGGAGGCAATTGATATATAAGAAGATGATGTTTCGACACAAGAGTACAAGGTGAGTGCCACAACTACACCGCTGAACTGCAATGGATACACTCGTTAACAGCAATAAAacgttctttttgtttctttttctttatattattttttcttccaattgATTTTCAACTTGTAACTATTAAAACACGAACGTGTGATGTGAACCGGTTGTCTTCCCTTGGATTAGTAACGATGTTGAGCTTTTGCTAATTTAGATAAGAGTCTGTGCGTTCTATTGGAATTTTCTAATAAATCATTGCTATAAATCACAGCCTCATTAGGAATCCAGTTGTCCGCTTTTAACATTGAACAGAACAGAATGAAGCCAAAACATCAGAACCTGGTTTCGACGTCAGTTTGCCTTTCTCTCAGGTTTTCCctggaaacaaaattaaaaagaagataTCATCCTCGTACATCGTAGCTTTGACAGGAGAGTCAAggaaaacgcgcgcgcgcgcgcacacacacacacacacacacacacacacatatgtatgcatgtaagcatgtatatatgtatgcatttatttataaacgCAAGTGTTTAAGTATGAATTAAGAGCAGCTCGAGGGATATAAGCAATAtcgaccacacatacacaaagcatgTGTTTTGCTAGTTCGCGGGAAggatgggatctattttaaaacgggggcgccagttttcatttatgttttatgtagtgtttttggtacggaaagactttcaaacttcgtatacttaactattttgtgttatagaacagaaaaatatttttgtattcgaatttatttcatgtaaaaaattgtcttatttcgNNNNNNNNNNNNNNNNNNNNNNNNNNNNNNNNNNNNNNNNNNNNNNNNNNNNNNNNNNNNNNNNNNNNNNNNNNNNNNNNNNNNNNNNNNNNNNNNNNNNNNNNNNNNNNNNNNNNNNNNNNNNNNNNNNNNNNNNNNNNNNNNNNNNNNNNNNNNNNNNNNNNNNNNNNNNNNNNNNNNNNNNNNNNNNNNNNNNNNNNNNNNNNNNNNNNNNNNNNNNNNNNNNNNNNNNNNNNNNNNNNNNNNNNNNNNNNNNNNNNNNNNNNNNNNNNNNNNNNNNNNNNNNNNNNNNNNNNNNNNNNNNNNNNNNNNNNNNNNNNNNNNNNNNNNNNNNNNNNNNNNNNNNNNNNNNNNNNNNNNNNNNNNNNNNNNNNNNNNNNNNNNNNNNNNNNNNNNNNNNNNNNNNNNNNNNNNNNNNNNNNNNNNNNNNNNNNNNNNNNNNNNNNNNNNNNNNNNNNNNNNNNNNNNNNNNNNNNNNNNNNNNNNNNNNNNNNNNNNNNNNNNNNNNNNNNNNNNNNNNNNNNNNNNNNNNNNNNNNNNNNNNNNNNNNNNNNNNNNNNNNNNNNNNNNNNNNNNNNNNNNNNNNNNNNNNNNNNNNNNNNNNNNNNNNNNNNNNNNNNNNNNNNNNNNNN
Proteins encoded:
- the LOC106880796 gene encoding 1-phosphatidylinositol phosphodiesterase encodes the protein MGSGFSEPETNFPNWMSTISDQTSVAHLTVPGTHNTMAFYGGSLIACQYWELYPQLLGGIRFLDIRCRHFRNGLHIHHGVKYQYADIDTVLRNSLRFLTDYPTETIFMRIKEEYETVENNRSYEETLKVSIQRYIENGRISSSFSSIPKLGDIRGKIVILQNFPGSAYGLNYNGGLFSIEDHWYVPTILYSHIEEKWQHVKRQLDTSGADEGSSVIYVTFTSGASSGAYPNAVADRINPQLENYLEEKKPKKRFGFISIDFPSSALIGKIIQCNH